AATATCTTAATGAGTTGTCAGGATTTATTATAAGTAATCATTTGTAAGCTCTGGGACTATCCAACCTTCTTATTTTTAATTCAATACATTGCCACCACCTCTAGAAAGACCCATGGAAAACGATATTCAAACTGCCATCATAGTTCCAGCAAGACTTGCCAGCACAAGGTTTCCAAGAAAGTTGCTTCATCCCATTCAAGGAAGAAGCCTAATTATGCACGTCGCAGAACGAATTAGTACTCAGACTCCCGACATCCCACTAATTTTTGCCGTGGATGACCCAGAACTTGAAAAAGAAATTCTAGAAAACGGTTTCAAATGCATAATGACATCTACAACTCATTCTAGCGGAACTGATCGTATTGCTGAAGCGAACCGGGAAATTGGGGCAAAATATGTAGTTAACATCCAAGGAGATGAGCCTCTGGTTACGGCGGATCAGATTCGTAAGCTAATACAAATGGTTGAAAGAGGAGCTTTAATGAGCACCTTGGCGACAGTATTTTTGAATCCCGAGGATTTCGCCGATCCCAATCAAGTGAAGGTAGTGTTAAACCAGAACAGCCAAGCACTCTATTTTTCACGATCTCCCCTCCCCTTTTTTAGAGAAAAAAGCGGGAAGCCAAGTAACAACGACCTGAGTCACCATCTCTGTTATCGCCATTTGGGCATGTACGCTTATGAAGCAGAATTTCTGCAGAAGTTCTCATTAATGCCCAAGGGTCGACTGGAAGAATTAGAAAAGCTGGAACAGCTTCGAGTTTTGGAAAATGGATACTCAATTGAAGTTGATATTACCTCTGACCCATCGATCGGAATCGATACCAGCTCAGATTCAGAGCGGTTCGAAGAATTGCTTTAGCTAAGCTTGGAAACCAGCTGGTAAAAATCATCAAAAAGCGGATCCGAATCATGAGGGCCAGGAGAAGCT
This portion of the Verrucomicrobiota bacterium genome encodes:
- the kdsB gene encoding 3-deoxy-manno-octulosonate cytidylyltransferase; the encoded protein is MENDIQTAIIVPARLASTRFPRKLLHPIQGRSLIMHVAERISTQTPDIPLIFAVDDPELEKEILENGFKCIMTSTTHSSGTDRIAEANREIGAKYVVNIQGDEPLVTADQIRKLIQMVERGALMSTLATVFLNPEDFADPNQVKVVLNQNSQALYFSRSPLPFFREKSGKPSNNDLSHHLCYRHLGMYAYEAEFLQKFSLMPKGRLEELEKLEQLRVLENGYSIEVDITSDPSIGIDTSSDSERFEELL